The nucleotide window TTCCAGATCAGCCAGGTATCAATCGTACCGAATAACAGCTTTCCTTCATTTGCTTTTTGTCTCGCACCCTCTACATTGTCAAGGATCCATTTCACTTTTGTGCCTGAGAAATAAGCATCTATGAGCAAACCTGTTTTTTCACGGAAAAGATCATTGTAGCCTTTTTCCTTAAGTTCATCGCAAATGCCGCTTGTCTGGCGTGATTGCCAGACGATTGCGTTATAGACAGGGACGCCTGTTTCTTTATCCCATACCACTGTAGTCTCGCGCTGGTTTGTAATTCCTATTCCCGCTACTTGCCCAGGTTTAACATTTGCTTCAGATAATACACTCGCAATAACAGCGAGAACAGAGCCCCAAATTTCATTTGCATTATGTTCCACCCAGCCCGGTTTCGGAAAAATCTGCGTGAATTCCTTTTGCGCAACATGTACAACCTTTCCCGCTTTGTCAAAAAGAATCGCCCTTGAACTTGTCGTTCCCTGGTCTAAAGATAGAATATACTTTTCCATTTCATTCTTCCTCCCCTTATCGACTTAAACGCTTTCAAGTTTATCGTTTTTTATGCGCCAACTTTAGATGTATCCAATTGCCCTTCTTGTTTTTTCCCTACTGTATAAGCTAATGCCAGTACTACTGCTACTATACCAACTACACTCCAAAAAGTCCCTGTGATTGCTCCCTTGAAAAGCACTTTATAAACGACTGCTCCAAGTGAACCTCCCAGTAGCGGGCCAACAACCGGAATCCAAGAATAGCCCCAGTTCGATCCTCCCTTGCCTGGAATCGGCAGCACAAAGTGGGCAATACGCGGGCCGAGATCACGTGCCGGGTTAATCGCATATCCTGTTGTACCGCCAAGAGACATTCCAATTACAACAATCAATAATCCAACTGCAATAGGGTTCAACCCTTCAGTAAACTTGTTTGCTCCGATAAATAATAATCCTAAAACAAGAATAAAAGTGCCGAAAATCTCACTGAATAGATTTGAAAAAGTGTTTGGAATTGCCGGGCCTGTAGAAAAAACGCCCAATTTTACACCAGGGTCATCGGTTGCCTTCCAATGTGGAAGATAATGCAGGAACACTAGTGTCGCCCCGATGATCGCCCCAATCATCTGGGCCAGCATATAGCCTGGTACATCTGCCCATGGAAATGAGCCATCAATCGCAAGCGCCAGAGTAACCGCAGGGTTAAGATGTGCCCCGCTTATCGATCCTACCGCAAAAACTCCCATTGTAACCGCAAGTCCCCACGCTATCGTAATGACAATCCAGCCGGCGTCCTTCGCATAAGAATTTTTCAACGATGAGCCAGCACCAATCCCCGCACCGAAGACAATCAAAATCATCGTGCCAACTACCTCTCCCATAAATGGTGACATACACAGTTCCCCTTTCGTGTGTCCTTGTTAATGTGTATACAGCCAAGAAGAAACAAAAAAGGGAGATCCACAAACAGCATGCCTAAAAAAAACCTAGGCATTTCTGTGTGAATCTCCCATTCTCCGTCACATTCTTAACTTGTACCATGAAGTATACCGAATGTTGAAAACGCTGTCAACGACTTTTTCTCATTATTTTGATTTTTTTTAGTAACAGTGAAATTATTCAAAATGCTTCCAACATGATTTTTTTGACGTTCGTAACCGTTTTTGCACCAGCTTCAAGTTCTATACTCCTGATAAACCCTCCTTCGAAAAGCTGGATATTCATCCTTTCATTCACTTCAGCAATAAGCTCGAGTACTACGCCCGGAAGGACTTCAATATGATCCGGCTTCGTCTTCTCAAGTGTATGGGAATCGAGAAGTAACACACGCTGGAACGCAATGATAAAGTTAAATAAAGAAGAACCCCAGGCCCCTGGAGTTCTCCCCTTAATCAAACGTTTGATTAACTTTCATTCTAAAAACTTAAGTGGTGAGTCCCTGAAATGGTATATTCATCGATTATGTGTTTCTGGAGGATGATGAAGAACGGATTTATGTGACGTGGATCCTGGTGGTTCTATCTAATCTGTTCGGGCTTTCCCGCCAAGTGCCTGATGGAATTTTCAGGAGAAGACACTGGCTGTTGACTGGTATCCCACCATCAATGGCTTTTCTAGTCCAGTAACCTTCTTGCGATGTCAACCATTTCGTCTAAAGTGGATCTCTGCCCCAATTCCCAGGCACTTCTCTTTTTCACTTTATCCTGTACCTGTTTCTCCCTTCACCTTCCCGAATCGTCAAGCCTTTTTTGGGCTTTTCGACGTAGAAGGTGAGCATTCCCTGGGAGTTTTTCATCATCTCTTCGCGCAATTCTATCGCTTTCTTTCTTCTTTGGTTGAAATGGGATTCTTTCATGTTGATGACAAAGGTGTGATTATAGCTTAGGTATACTTCTGTTTTTCGGATGCCGATTGCTTTTGTTCCTTTTACATGTGCCAGGGAAAACCAGACACAAAAGTCATCATTGTATGACTTAGTCGGGAACAGCCAGATACCAAGATTGCAGTTAATCTTGATCGGACACATATAGATTTCTCCGAGTATTTCCCTGGAGCTCTTCCGGCCGGCATTGAAGTCTGACCCTAAACCGAGCATTGTTTTATTTATGATTTCAAGTGGTTTCTTATCGATCAGATAAGGGACTTCTCCTTCAATTACTCTCGCGCAAAGCTTTCCGTATTCGTTGTATTCCCCAGTCAGCAATACTGTTTCCTGATTAATTGTATAGTCACTTATTAGATTCATTATTTTTGACCTCCTTTGTATTTGTTTTATTTCACAAAAAAGGTATACTAACAGAGTTGGCATACCCAACACACCTTGTCCTCGGGAAATGTCCGCCTGACTATTTTCCCGGGGCTTTTCACTTTTATTTTTCATCATACCCTCCTGTCTATTTGAACAGAGCTTTATGTAAAAATGATCTTGGTGGCTGCGTATAGCCCTATAGGTATTATTATATTGATAGTGGTATTTCTATGTAAATCTGTATTTTTATGTTACATGAATTCTAGTTCTTATGGAATATTGCCAAAATTTCATTTTATTAGTATAATATATTTTTCAGCGGGCCAGCATTTAGGCCCGTTTTTTCTTTATTTCGGGCCAATGCTATGGTGTTACTACTATAGTGGCGAGAGTAAGTAACCCCCTATCCATTAAGAAAAATTTTTTTGGTAATTGTCTAAAATAATTCACAATTTCACTTTCCATCCTTGATTTCTTCGCTAATTTACAGCTTTTTCTTAATAAGGTCTCCAAAAATCAGTTTTGAAGCATATTTTGAAGTTTTTTAGCCATTTTGCCTTTAAAAAATGAATTTTCGTGATTGGTACCCTCTTCTGTTCCAGGAGTATGTTAGAGCTACCCGGGAATACAATGGAACGCGCGCGATCCCGAAAGGATTGCAAAATGGAAAGCTTTGAACAGCTGGCGAAACAATATGAACCGATGATCCATAAAATCATCCGCGCACTGAATATCTATAAAAATAAAGAAGATTACTTTCATATCGGGCTTGTCGGTCTATGGGAGGCTTCTGAGGCCTTTAATCCAGAAAAAGGCGACTTCACCAACTATGCATATACGTTCGTGAAAGGACACATCCTGAATGAAATGAACCGAAACAATCGGCTGGAAGAACGAAGTGTTCATCCAAAAGAGGAATACTGGGAAACCGTCGAAGAAACGAACACTCACCATCCACTTGAAGTCGAGTTTTTACTAAGCTACTGCCAGATGCTTACTGAAAAAGAAACAAAGTGGGTCATCTACACTTGCGTCGATTTCCTATCAGTCAGGGAAATAGCCGATAAAGAGAATGTCTCCCTGTCAGCGGTCAAGCAGTGGCGGAGCAGTGCGAAAAAGAAGCTTAAGGAGCAATGGATGGAAGTAGCAGATTAACCTGAAAAAAAAAACGCCTGAAACCGACAATTCATTCATGGTTTCAGGCGTTTTTATATTCTCAATATCCTTGTTACTTTCACTCTACAAAGCATCCTTCCAGTTTTCCGAAGTCAATTTCATAAACCTTTCTTTATCCCTGTTCGCAAGAGCCAAATCAATTTCCTCTGCTCTTCTTTTCTCCAAGAACTCCATCTGAACCTTTTCGATAATTTTGCTGGCACCTTCTGTATACCTTGTTTTTTCCCTATTCAAAATCAATTCAGTGTTGTCTTGATCATGAATGGTGTCCATGTACATATTCAAATTCATTTCTTGTTTATAATAATTAGAGTTCTTGTCGTTCTTCACTTTCAATCCCTACTTTCTTTTAGGTAATTGTTACTTACTATTTACCCAATTTTACAGGAATATAACATATTCAGCGATTTTCAATTTTCAAAAAAGAATTAGATTAGAAATGATAAAGAGAACTCATCCAATAAATAGTAATTATATTAAAAAAATAATACAAAATGGTTAAATGATAATTAAAATAAGGAAATCTAACTTTTTCTCTTATATGATGTAGAAGGATTTCTCTACATTTATAAGAAGGTTGTGAGATGGAAATGAGCAATAAATGTGAGCATATTTATGAAATTCATTATATCAGGGCAATCGCAAGTTTAATGGTCCTCCT belongs to Mesobacillus sp. AQ2 and includes:
- a CDS encoding MIP/aquaporin family protein — translated: MSPFMGEVVGTMILIVFGAGIGAGSSLKNSYAKDAGWIVITIAWGLAVTMGVFAVGSISGAHLNPAVTLALAIDGSFPWADVPGYMLAQMIGAIIGATLVFLHYLPHWKATDDPGVKLGVFSTGPAIPNTFSNLFSEIFGTFILVLGLLFIGANKFTEGLNPIAVGLLIVVIGMSLGGTTGYAINPARDLGPRIAHFVLPIPGKGGSNWGYSWIPVVGPLLGGSLGAVVYKVLFKGAITGTFWSVVGIVAVVLALAYTVGKKQEGQLDTSKVGA
- a CDS encoding glycerol-3-phosphate responsive antiterminator: MIKGRTPGAWGSSLFNFIIAFQRVLLLDSHTLEKTKPDHIEVLPGVVLELIAEVNERMNIQLFEGGFIRSIELEAGAKTVTNVKKIMLEAF
- a CDS encoding competence protein ComK translates to MNLISDYTINQETVLLTGEYNEYGKLCARVIEGEVPYLIDKKPLEIINKTMLGLGSDFNAGRKSSREILGEIYMCPIKINCNLGIWLFPTKSYNDDFCVWFSLAHVKGTKAIGIRKTEVYLSYNHTFVINMKESHFNQRRKKAIELREEMMKNSQGMLTFYVEKPKKGLTIREGEGRNRYRIK
- a CDS encoding sigma-70 family RNA polymerase sigma factor is translated as MESFEQLAKQYEPMIHKIIRALNIYKNKEDYFHIGLVGLWEASEAFNPEKGDFTNYAYTFVKGHILNEMNRNNRLEERSVHPKEEYWETVEETNTHHPLEVEFLLSYCQMLTEKETKWVIYTCVDFLSVREIADKENVSLSAVKQWRSSAKKKLKEQWMEVAD
- a CDS encoding IDEAL domain-containing protein — protein: MKNDKNSNYYKQEMNLNMYMDTIHDQDNTELILNREKTRYTEGASKIIEKVQMEFLEKRRAEEIDLALANRDKERFMKLTSENWKDAL